A window of the Helianthus annuus cultivar XRQ/B chromosome 4, HanXRQr2.0-SUNRISE, whole genome shotgun sequence genome harbors these coding sequences:
- the LOC110868203 gene encoding anaphase-promoting complex subunit 13, with protein sequence MAEELSLGILIDVVDEEWMRDTLPDDDLELPPALLPRNDDAEDSNHEAAQVDGDTWQDLALGTTQ encoded by the exons ATGGCAGAAGAGTTAAGCCTAGGGATCTTAATCGATGTTGTAGACGAAGAATGGATGAGAGATACTCTCCCTGACGACG ATCTTGAGTTACCTCCGGCACTCCTCCCTCGGAATGATGATGCCGAAGATTCCA ATCATGAAGCAGCACAAGTGGATGGAGACACATGGCAGGATCTTGCACTGGGAACAACTCAATAG